GCTGCCCTGACTGGGTGGTGATCCAGGCTGGTACTGGTCATGTACTGTGGGGGTGGGTGCTGTGCCAGTAGTGCTCAGTGCTTTTGGTGCCAGAGGGAAGGGCAGAGTACGTTCTTGGTGATTTGCTGATGATGCACAATGGAGGGGAGCAGCTGATAACACCAGATGGGGTCAGAGGGCCTGTGGCAGGCTGGAGACGTGGGCTGGTGGGGACCTCATAAAAGGAAACGCCATGTCTtgagcagcagtggagcagccctgtgcaCCACCAGTTGCTGAGGACAGCccatctggaaagcagcttggcagaAAAGGCCCTGAGCCACAAAGGTGaacatgagccaccaatgtgcttttgtggcaAAGAACACAACCCCCTGAGCTGCATcatcagcaggttgagggaggtggtCATTTCTACTCAGCTTTTGTGAGGCCACAGGTGGAGTGaagggtccagctctgggctctcagTACAAGAGACAGGGACATACTGGAGCAAGTTCAGGAAGACCATGAGGATGGTTAAGGGAGTAGACTGCAGGCTGAGtactcagcctggagaagactgaagacATTTCCCATGtgtataaatgtctgagggaaGGAGTAAAGCAGACAGCCCCAGACTGCTTAGCAGTGCTCAGTGGAGGGGAAAGGGACAATGAGAAATTCCACTTaaacataggaaaaaaatgtttacacTGAGGGTAGTCAGACACTGATGCAGGTTAGCCAGAAGAGGCTATGGTGCCTCCATCCTGGAGAAACTCAAAACCTGGCTGGACAGGACTTTCAACAGTtgtgctctaggtgaccctacTGTGAGCAGGTGGATGAATTAGATGATGCCCTTGATGGCTCACAGCCTCAGTCACTCTGTGAAATGCAAGCTTTGGAGAGCTGAAAGCTTCCTCAGAATATCTTTCAGGTCCTTGCGTTAAACAGAAAGGAGCTCATCTAGTTATGAAAACAAGATAAAGAGAAGTTATATTTTATAAAAGTCCCTTCACAATGCTTTGGGATTGGCTCTGGAGCCTGTTAAATAGATTTCTTTATATAACAcatctctgctttctttgcAGCATCGCTGCCCTTTTGTCCAAGCCCTTCAGAGtcagaaatgttttgaaaagtttttttttttcgtaAGAATGTGTGAGAGATGCGACCTGCTTTAATGTTGCTGGATTTCATAAATGACTGCAAAGCATTTGCATGTCTTCAGGCACCTTTCCTCTCCTGTGATCCAGAACATTTgtgtaaaagagaagaaaaaagagaaaaacaaacagaaaaggcaaTTCTCTTCCTGCTGTTATGTCCCagggacaatttttttttcatctgcctCCTGTATCATCTAAATTTTGCAGCTCTAATGCTAGCAATGCAAGGCTGAAAGCCAGcagctgtttttttcctcccttttgttCCACCCCCTGCAACCACAAAGGGTGTGGATTTCTCACAGAACACAGAAGGACATGGGATGCATGAATTGAATGAAGCTAAAATGAGAAatggtttaagaaaaaaagggggaattgATGTGGAGCACCTTGATGGCAATTTTACAAAGTACTTTCCTGgctataaaaatgttttaatgacAGAAGGAAGTCTTAATCTGCCAGGGCCAGCCACCTGCTCAGTGCTCCTGTCACCTCTCTGTCAGCGTGAATCTACCAAAATCCATTCctcaaaacaccaaacacaagCCATCAATACTGCTTTGGGCAGACTAGTTTGGGAaggtgaagaaggaagaaagttgGAAGAAATCTGCTCAGCTAGATTTCCTCAAATTGCATTTCTCCTcaacaaaagtattttaaagcatGCTTCAGCCTCAGAAACCACCTTCTATGCCCTCCATGCACTTCCTTAGCTCTGGCACATAGCCATTTACCATGGTGCTGAAGAGGAAGGGGCATCTGATTTTGGGAAGCAGGCACTCATCTTCCTACAGAATCAGTTCTTGAGAATGTTATGTCTTTTCCATCAAAAGTAGGCTTAATAATACCTCCATATGTCTGCTGTTGCTTTCTCAGGTACATTGTCTGCCTacagctatttttttccccactcaaaAGTTTTGTTTGTGTGATTCATAATCTTCCGAAGCGTATGTAGAATCGAATATACCTCAGCTGCTAACTTCCCAAGGTGAGGTTGAGCCTggttctgctttgtttctgatGCACATACAGAACCTTGTGAGCTGAAATGCCGAAGTGCGTTCAGCAGCTACGTTTTTCAAACTGGACTTGAGGTAGACAATATGCATCACAAAGACAGCAGAGAATAAAGCCATGGAAGGATGAATGCATGGCAAGCTGCAGCTCTACCATACGTTACAAGAATGCCAAATGAACATTTCAGATTCATACcaacctatctacctacctttGGTAACATAAAGATAGAAGAAATCACAGTAGAAGATGGTTTGTACCACCCCAGAAACCACAGCGATCTGGTCGTAGAAATTCTCGGTGTGGTAGCGCCAGACCCAGTTGGCGATGTAGAGAGCGCGGTAGAGGCCCAGGAAGAAAAGGTAGTGGGTCGTGATGGTCTCTGCTTCCCCTGTCTTGCTGATCATGAAGAGCTGAGGAAGGATAGCCACGGACTCCAGGtagatggagaaggtccagagtaTCTGTGAGATGCGaaatgaaggcagtggaaagtCTTGGCACTGGTTGACATACATTTAGACCCAAAGCTTTTCATTTGGCAGAGCACCAAGGGTGTGAGCAGGATAAGGACTGCTGCTGGAATTGGGGAAAATGAGCTTGCTGTGGTGGGGCTGAGAGGAGACGGTGTTGAGCTACCCTATGGATGGTGTGGCCTTCAAGGCCTGCCAACCTTGCCTTCTTGCTCTTGCTGTTAAAAATCTCAACTATTCAGCATGCTGCTTACTCTGCTGCCTGGTgtcaggctgctgcttcccctcccTATTCCTGTCTCAGGTTTTCCTTACCTCCAAGGGGGTGAAGCTGTGGTTCTCCAGAAATGAGAGGCCTGTGACAGGGACCAGCAGGAACTCAAGGCGAAAGGAGTCATTCTCGCTGTCAAATGTCTTCCGGAATCTCACATAGATCATGTACACGGTGACATAGGCACATATCAAAAATATGAcctgggagagggaaaggagatggCAAGACTTTTCTTGCAGTTGCACCTTCTGTGCTCAAAGAGAGGGTGGCTTTTCCAAAGTCAAGATGTCTTAACCTGGCTTTGGTGGGGCCACGCCAGAACAAGATAGTGGTGAATGTCTTTTCTGCAATGTCTTGTGGATTGATTTCAGGTGGTGGTAATCTGGTGATCAATTAAAGATTGCCTCACAATGAGGATTGCACTTGTTTGAGCCCTCTAGAGAGAGCTCTGTGTGAAGAAGTTGGCTTGGTGACAGCAGTTTGTTAGTGCTCCTGCTGTGCAAGGACATCTAGGCTTGCTTCATGGTGTCTTGTTCTGGTGGTACTAAATGTGATGGGTTCAGCTTGCTCAGTGACTGTGGTtagggattttgtttgtttgtttgttttggttttttgttcaATGGAGGGCCAGTGAGACCAAAGGAAGCATTTTTATCCACCCTTCCTGGCTGAAAAAACTGACTTAGTGACTGTGTACCTTCACCTCCCCAAGAAACCATGACAAGCTGAGGGTGACCTCTGCTTCTGCACTGCCCTCTCCTTACCTTCATCACAGTGTTATAGACAGAGATGAAGGTTGTGAACAGGTCCAGGTAGCGAGTTGTGAAGACGAGGGCAAAAAGGATCTGACTCTTCCCAGAGATACCTGCAtggcagagagaagaaaggaaagtaaAGCAGATGAGAGGAGGGACCTTTAGGATGGTGATTCCCTTTATGCTTTCTTTGGAAGCAGTTGTATGTTGCATTGTGAACCAGGTTTGGCATGTAGATGCTGTGGTAGCTCTAGATCTATCCCAGGACTGCCTGAAGTCTCCCAAGTTAAGGGACTATGTCAGCAGGTTCCTTTTGACACCCCGTGAGTCCTGCCTTGGGTCGTGGGCACCAGTGCTCAGTGGGCATGTTCACTGCTTTGGCCAATTCAGGCCTTACTATCACCAAAacacctttctcttcccttctttgtCCCCTTCATCAATGGGGGTTGTGACATCTGCTGCATGATAGAAAATCTGTGGGGTCAGGGACCAGCCCAGGGATGCTGATAGAGCTTAGTCACTACTGATAGGGAGACGCAGTGAGACCCACACATTTCTCTACCTGAGGTGACAGCCACgatgctgcagcccagctccaaagTCTGTTGGGATGGAAACCACGAACTCAGAGCAAAATCTTCCTGTAGAAAGCTGCTGCCCTGATTTCCTCATCCGGGGATGGGACTGCCTCTGGTACCTACCCACTGACAGGACCTCTGAACTAAAGCAGTTTGTTCCTACAGGTTGTTTGGTGCTGCCACAACTTCTTCTGCTCATTTCCCACCTCTCTTTGGCCTTGCTGCTGTCTACTTTGCTATACTAGCCCAAGACCAACATGTACCAAAGGTTCTGTGCCTTGCCACATCACATCCTTCCAATGCAGCCATCTCCTTCTGGCTGGGACACTTCCTAGAGGAGGAGGACTTCCTCGAGAAAGCTTGCCAGGGAGTGCTGCCAGACTGTGTGGACTGTTGCTAGCCTTTTTGACACCCTGTTTTGCTTGCACCCCTCATCGAGCCCTCCAAGGGCTCCCCTCCTTCTCCGGTGTGTGGGAACACTCACCAGCACAGGACTTGGACTTCAGGATCTTCATCAGCAGGATGATGATGGCCAGCAAGTGGGAGAGGTCCCCCAGGATGCGGAAGATGTTCATGGTGCCAGGGGTGCTCCTTTAGGGCAAAGGGAGCAGGATGCTTtctgtgggcagggagggcaagGGCCAGGAGATTTTTCCTCCCAAGCTTCGACCGAGCGAACGCTCTCCTCCGGCTCAACTTTCCTTTTGTCCTCAAGTGGGGAGCCCTCTTTTCTGGCAGAGGAAAGTTCAGGCTTCTCTCTCCGCTGATTGTGAGTGCCTTTCCCCTGCCAGGCGCTCAAACTGGATATCTCCCTTGCCTACCTTTCCCCCTGGgtgtattttctctctcttctctgccccAGGGCCTTCCtgtctctgctccaggctgaaaactGGGGTTTGTCCCCTGGAGAGCTTCAGGATAAGCCTGCTGAGCAACCCCAAAGCCAGCACTAGGTGACGGTGACGTGGCTCCTGCCTCGccggggaggagagagaggcgGAGGCGGGAATAGCTGcgctatttttccttttttttttttttctcttcccttttttgctTCCCCAACTTGTCTCAAGTTACATGCGGAAGTGTCGTTAaaggggaaaaggcagaggggaaggaatcCCCATGCTCTGGCTTTGGAGATGCACCATCCTGCGAGGGCTGGGCTTTCCAGGGACACGCCCTGGGGGTGCATTAACCTCcgtcctgctcccagctggcagccgcctgccctctgcccttcccacccccaTCCTGGCTGCAGCGCCTTCTTCTCAGTGTTGCACTTTGTCTCCTGGAGCAAacgaagaagaggaaagagatctGAATGCCCTTGTTGCTGCAGCTCTGTATCACACCCCACTTCCACGGCAGCCCACGTGCTGCATTCCCCAGTGTCCTCCCTATCAGGCACCAATGCCTTTGGGTGTCTGCTGTGCAGATGTGAACCCCagagcccagccctggagggaagaaaagaatctCCCATGGGCTGGTTTGAAACAAACTTTGCTGAAGTGTCCCCTGtcacaagaaggacagggacctgctggagtgggtacagagaagggctctggggacagagttggtcctgttcagcctggagaagagaaggctccagggagaccttaaagctgaatttcagtatctgaaagggacctacaggaaagctgctaAGAAGGGACTGCTAAGAAGGGCTTGTACAGATAGGATGAAGGGGAGTGGTTTGAAATGGGAGCAGggtgggtttaggttggatatcaggaggaagctctttagagtgagggtagtaaaatactggaagaggttgcccagagatgtggtggagaccccatccctggagacattcagggtcaaaCTAGATGGGGtcctcagcaacctgatctagttggagatgtccctgctcactgcagggaggttggacaagatgacttttgagggtcccttctaacccagtgcACTCTGTGATGACATTAATGCTGGATTCTTGCAACTGGATTGCAAAGAAGGACATACATGTGCTGAGTGAAAGAAGCAcacaggtgctgctgcttttagagATTGAGCAGGAAGGAGCTTACTAGTGACAGTTACCATGTTTTAATTTACTCAGGAACAGCCCAGGGTGACCAGCCTGGTCAGGATAAACCTTGCCCTTGCAGCAGTCGGGGACCTCTACATCCTGACAGATACTCCTTAGATATTAGATATTCATTATCTAGTCACTAAGATAAAATTGCTTTAATACAACCAGGTGGATGTTTTAATTTGTCAGCTTGTTCCCAAGCAAATCACATCTGGCTGTGGGTCTAATTTGGTTATTCAAGAATTGCCTGACCCTGCTTGCTCTTGACCTGTGactggctctggctgctgccctccctgtccccagctgctACCCACTGCCATCTCCTTTGGGTGTTCCTCCATCCTCACGGGCTGGCTTGGAGTAACATCTTTAATGACTGAAGTGTAAAACTGTTTTCCCTGGTGCTTACTGAGAGGAATAACCAACTCTATTAGTAACACCGGATTCCTTTCTGAATACATTTGCATACATTTCCTCCCTGCCCATTAGGCTGGCTGCTGtgttttccctctgctgctccagcacctgctgTACCGGGCTTTTCCAGTCATGTTCCCAATTCAGGCTGAAAAACACCTGCTTGGGTCTGCAAAAACAGGGAGGGCCTGTCTGCCCCCAGACAGGGCAGTGAGGCAGAGATtggtgcagagaagagcaggttaGACCGCATGAGAGCACTGACAAAGGAGCAATGGGTTTCCAGCAACTGAGTTTCCAGCTGTTGGAGCAGAGCCACTCAAGATTTCAACAGGGCTCTGCAAGGCTGAGGGGGCACTGGTGAAAGCCAAGCCCCAGCCTCGGTGACCCAGCAGGTCCCTGGTGTCCAAGGTGTCCAAGGTGCTTTCACAGATGGGCAAAGAGTGTTTTTAACTGTGGAATAAGGATGGGAGGTTTCAGGGAAAGGAACAAATTTAAGGTCATCTCTTCTGACAGACCCACTTCTAAGTCCCTGGGGTGCAGTGTCAGGTATAGCCCTTGTTGTTGTCTTGTCCCTCCACTCCTCTTTGCAGTTTCTCATCCCACCTAGGacatggaatctcctgtgcAGGGGTGAGACAGTTGTGGGTGGAGAAGGTTTATTCTTTTCATCTTGCATCTTCCCAAGAAGATCTGGTAATCCTGAAGCCACAGCCAttatctcctgctgcagcacccaaaCCCAACAGCTGAGGTGGCCATCACAGAGACTTCATGAAAGCAGCCCAACTGAGCTCACCCAGCTGGGACATCTGGTGGGTCTTGGGTCTGCCCATGGGACATCCCTGTCTGGCATGAAGGAGGGCCATGGGAAAGCTCCTAGAAGGGCAAGGGACAGCTGGACACttagagaaggaaaaactgGCACACAAAGAGGGAGCAAGTAAAAATaaaccttccctcctccctccctgccacaAGATGAAGCGCCTTGCACCGGGTGTCTCCCTGCCTCCCAAAATAATGCCGGGTGCTGCCACTGCACCACACAGTGATGCTCTCTCCATGCCTCCCGTTTCCATGGTGACCACAAGGAATGTCGCCAGGGTGACAGGGAAGCAGCAAGCTGGGATTTGGCACCAAAATCGAGAATTTGGGAttgttgaatttatttttaatattttttttcttacttcctccctgtaattttcttcttttttgggGTATCCTCCTAACACTCTTTGCCTATCACCCCATGGTTCAGTTAGAATTCTGGGGGGGCCAGCAGAATGCTTCATCACATGGGGCTTAATAACCATCCTCAAACTTTTTCCCTCTACTTCATTGGTCTGGAAATTTGGATATGCCATACCTGAGGATGAGGACATGAGGTTAATTCCCTTTCACCACTGGGAAAAGTATttgtgtgctggggcacacaggGGGAAAGGGGCTATCTGGAGGTTCCCATATCCCTTCCCCAATCCACAAGGAATTTTTATCGGTAATGATGGCGACCTTATCCTAAAAAAGTATCGTGGCGGGTCTCCAAATCCATATTTCCAAATCTACCTAGGTGCAACTACGTAATCACATCCCAAGAAGTAAGGTGGTAGATTGTACAACTCTCTCTGCTGTTCCTGTCGTGTTTTGTCCAACAACTCAATTTTAGGTGGAAAAAACCCCCCGCCCGGTTTCCCATGTGGGAACCTTTTGTGGCTACCCTCTCTTTGCACCCATCATACCTTCAATGCCCTACTTTTTTTCTCTGGttctttttttcaccttttctgtttgtttcaggTGTTGGGTTTAtcttgtgtgtggtttttaaGGGGGTAAAGGGATGCCCGGGGATTTCTTTGCCAGGTGGTCccaaggaggaggggggaaaaattgtTTTAGGTGGTGCGGTGCTGGGGAACACAGCGGGGTTCAGCATCATGGGTCACCTCTATCTGTGACCAGGACAGCTTGGCTGGGGTGGTCCTGGAGGACAGTCAGAAGAGGGTGATAGAAGGAGCCTGGGAGAAGCTAAGAGGTTAAAACTGTCAGACCTGCCTGGGGCAAAGAGGTCTGGAGGGCTTGTGCTGGCTGAGCTTGTGTCTCAGGGAAGTAGGACCATAGGTGGTGAAGCAGGGCCTGCTGTCATGGTGGTTGTGCTTGACTTCATCACCAGGCAGGAGAGAGGTCAGGCAGCACTTAAACACTTTTCCAGGAGCTCCAGCATCCACCCCTCCATCCATTCTTTTATCCATCCCTCCATTTTCtcctcaatcccttcatccacctacccattcatccatccatccatccatcaatcCAAACATTCCTTCGTCTATCTCTTcatctctttccctcctttcttttattcatccctccacccttccatccctctgcctccctcatCCCCACAGCAGCATCGGGAAAGGTTGGTGGAGTGGGGCTATTTTTGGGAGCGTCTCCCTAGCAACGGCTGCCACCACCGTCTGTGGTGGCTTTTCCATAGGTGCTAAAATATTCCACGCTTCTTATTAAAGACGGTGCTGGTGGAGACGGGCGGGGGTGGCGAGTGAGAGCCACCCCAGGACTGGGGCCAGCGGGCCTGGGACAGCCAGAGCATGGCACCCTGGGGGCACAAGGACAGTGACAGGCTGGTGACATCCTCTGTGCAACATCCTCATGTCCTTCCCAATGGCTCTGGCCATGCTGGCTGCCTCTTGGCTGCACCAGGGTGCTGCGTGGTGTGCAAGGTGAAGCTGCCCAAGTGGAGGGAGAGCTGGTGCTGAGAAGCAAAAGGCAGAGAGGTTGAAAACCCAACTAAAGccaaggaggcagcaggggTGTGTGTATGCCTGGAGGATTCTCTCATCCCAGGTAGGAACAAGATGTCTCTTCAACATCTTCCTCCCTTTACTGCTCGGAAGGGAAGGGCCTGTCATGGTGCCAGGGGACTGTTATACTTTGCCATGGGCCTCCTGTGCAGCTCCCAGCTAATAGGTCTTGGGAAGCAATCCCATTTGCCCACCATGAACCTGAACAAGGTCCCCACAGGGACAGTTGAAGAGGTGATGGAACGAGTGGACTGGCCCAGTTCTGTCCAGGTGCTACGGCCACCCAAGACATCCCATTcaagcagtgtggagcagctgtgggcagaCCAGGGAGAGCTGGCTAGTGCAGAAGACTCATGCTCCTCATTTGCAGATGCTTATCTGTGTGAAGAGCAGCTAAAAAtaccctctgcttcccctggggTGGCTTTGGCAGGTGAGAGAAGGCCATGCTCAGCACCATGGTGCTCAGTGATGCCAATGGGGGACAGCGCTTCTCGCAGTGTGTTATGCAAGGGAGCATCTCCTCTGCCAGAGGATCTTGGGATGATTTTGGGAGGGAGGATCATAATTGttgcaggatggggacagagtggattttaatcttttttaaaCTTTCCAGCACAGACCTTAAATCTGGGGACAGCAGATGAGACACTGAGATGGAAACAACAACCTTGCACTCTGCCAGCCTGGTGTGGATCTGGCCCCAGGAGTCCATGTctacagctgctggctgtgggactGGGGCTCTCTTCAACTTCTAACTTCACTGCCACAGGGTCCCCTGGCCCTTCATCTTGCCTTCAAAAGGTGACCTCTTCAAAGCCCCTGAGATGCTGCTGACCGTGGAGATCCAGCTGAGCTTTCTGGGACATAtttcccagcagggcagctgtgcaTCATCCTGGAGCCTGAGGGCTAGTCCCTCCTTGCCAATATTCCCTGTCCCTCCATGCCTTGTCCCCAGCATCACCCATCCTGGCAGGatagctccagcactgcaggatggAAAGGTCAGCCTGTGGACGCAGGGAGCTGATGACCCCGAGGCAAATGCTCTGCACAAGCTGGGAGAGGTTGGTCCTTCCTCAGGGCAAGGTGTCAGCCCAGCATCCCAGACCCAGGTGTGAAAAATACCCCATCAGTGGATATTTCAGCCCTTCGTGCCAGCCTGGTGGGAAGATTTGCCTCCTGGGGGCActccctgtccccttcctgcTGCCGATGGTTGCGCTCTTGTCTCCCCCATGGTGGCTCGGCAGCAGTGCCTCCGTGGCTCTGAGCTCACACGCGAGGATGGGCTAAAGTAGCGGAAAGCTGTTGGATCCTACCACAGAGTTACTGACTTCTCAGCTACAGACTGCATAGCAATCAGCGAGGGGGAGAGGCAGCCAGGGAAAGGGAGCGGAGCGCAAAGAGAGGAAGagtggaagggagaggggggattTGGGAACTAGAGCAAGGGGGCAGTGAGAGGCATGGGGCGAATAATGCCAGGCAAAGAGAGAGCCAGGCAGGAGGGGGAGACCTGAACCCATCGCCAAGCCACAAAGTCACATCAGTGCTCCGTGGGATGGATGCTCCAGGGAGCAAAAAAttctgaggagaggcagaggcaggaggagaacgCTGGCGtgggcagggcagagttaggagAAGAGCAGGTCGCAGTGGAGCAGGTCGCTGTTCatcagggagagaaaaaaaaaaaaaacagccagaAGCAAGCGAGGGCTGCCGAAGAGACCTTCCTGATTCCCCCGTCCAGCTGAGATATTTCATGGTGAGATGGAGAAACCGGTCGCTTTCCACTTCCTCTGATGCTGGCtcggctggagcaggctgcagccctcGGCAGGACCCGGGTAAGAGGCGGTGCTGGGGTGCGCTGCTCCCCTCACTGGCATGAGTTCGgggagggttttttccccttaggAAAATAATGCATTGTTTCATCTGCGCtggctctgaggagcagctatAAATATAACTTAGAGAGAGATGCGTGGCTTCATGTGAGCGTGCCAGTGAATAATAAAGTTGCCTGTGTGCGTGCCATATGCACATATGGCTACCCGGGTGGCCGTGGGCCAAGGGACAGGGGTGGCTGCCTGCCTGTAAacctccccagcttccctccTCATCCCTCGCCACCCTGCCTTGGGTTGCTTTGCAGGTaacttcttcattttctccCCGTGTCTCCTTTAGTGCCTTCTCACCTGGGGCTGGGTCTTGCTCACCTCTCGTTTCTCCTGTTCTCTGTGGCTGATAGTCTCAGCTGGTTCCCAGAGAAGTATGGAGCTGGAGACCTGTTCTCCAAGCACTCAGGCACAACCAGGGCTCAAGCAGCCGTGTTGGCTCCCATGCTGCCCACAGAGCTTCTCAGGACCCAGACCTGCCCACCTTTCCTTTGCCTTCTAGTTCTTCTAgtcccagcctggctgattctgcCAGGGGTGGTCCAACATCCACTAGACAGGCACAGTGCAAACGGTCCTCTGGGTACTGGGTTTGCATGAAAGAGCTCAGGAGAAAGCTGTGAATGAAATGCCAGAGAAACTCTGCCTTTGCTCCCTATTGGCAATGCCAGAGTGGGAGCAGGTATGCAGGCTTGCATAGTACAGGCAGGACACCTCACATGTCCCTAGTGCCACCTTCAGCTGCTGATGCCCTCCCTCCTGGGTAAATTGTCTAGAGACAACCAAATCTTTCTGCCTAGAGCCTAGAGTCTCCCATCTTCACCACTCAGCCCTGGCTCCATCCGTGGTAAAGTGAATGGCGGCTCTGGggcctcctccttctccccttcctccctttcagGGGGTGTGCTGAAAAGGGGAGTCGGTGCCAGTGTGCACGGGGGATGTGTGGTGGGGATGTGTCGTGGAGATGACACGTCTC
The nucleotide sequence above comes from Indicator indicator isolate 239-I01 chromosome 14, UM_Iind_1.1, whole genome shotgun sequence. Encoded proteins:
- the KDELR3 gene encoding ER lumen protein-retaining receptor 3 — protein: MNIFRILGDLSHLLAIIILLMKILKSKSCAGISGKSQILFALVFTTRYLDLFTTFISVYNTVMKVIFLICAYVTVYMIYVRFRKTFDSENDSFRLEFLLVPVTGLSFLENHSFTPLEILWTFSIYLESVAILPQLFMISKTGEAETITTHYLFFLGLYRALYIANWVWRYHTENFYDQIAVVSGVVQTIFYCDFFYLYVTKVLKGKKLSLPMPV